A stretch of the Musa acuminata AAA Group cultivar baxijiao chromosome BXJ2-7, Cavendish_Baxijiao_AAA, whole genome shotgun sequence genome encodes the following:
- the LOC135617283 gene encoding zinc finger protein CONSTANS-LIKE 3-like: MPERERSMAGEVKKKGASLGVASKPCDSCRSTPALLYCRADAAYLCRGCDGQVHGANGLASSHERTWLCEVCENAPAAVTCKADAAALCAACDADIHSANPLARRHERLPLLPFLGPAPKPLITAAATGRGGEGSFLFRSSSDDEAEAEAASSLLLPQEAPVLRSAAEFFFSDADAYLDLDYGLPLDAIKTVAEPDPPSLLASDGGYFDLNIAGSKPESDQSLCHSVSSSEAALVPEVSQASVVGIPCDPAAAQADREARLMRYREKRKCRRFEKTIRYASRKAYAEARPRIKGRFAKRVEVEAEVGRIYSSAAEAVAALMAEDDYGVVPSF; this comes from the exons atgccagagagagagagatccatggCGGGTGAGGTGAAGAAGAAGGGCGCCTCCCTGGGAGTGGCGTCAAAGCCCTGCGACTCGTGCCGCTCGACGCCCGCCCTCCTCTACTGTCGCGCCGACGCAGCCTACCTCTGCCGCGGCTGCGACGGGCAAGTGCACGGCGCCAACGGCCTCGCCTCTAGCCACGAGCGCACCTGGCTGTGCGAGGTCTGCGAGAACGCCCCCGCCGCCGTCACCTGCAAGGCCGACGCCGCCGCCCTCTGCGCCGCCTGCGACGCCGACATCCACTCAGCCAACCCCCTCGCCCGCCGCCACGAGCGCCTCCCACTGCTCCCCTTCCTCGGTCCCGCCCCCAAGCCCCTGATCACAGCCGCTGCCACCGGACGTGGAGGCGAGGGATCCTTCCTCTTCCGATCCTCCTCCGACGATGAAGCGGAAGCCGAGGCCGCCTCCTCCCTCCTTCTTCCTCAGGAGGCCCCGGTGCTCCGGTCGGCCGCGGAGTTCTTCTTCTCTGACGCTGATGCCTATCTTGATCTCGACTACGGCTTACCGTTAGACGCTATCAAGACCGTCGCCGAACCGGATCCGCCGTCCCTCCTCGCGTCGGATGGTGGCTATTTCGATCTCAATATCGCCGGATCCAAACCAGAATCGGATCAGTCGTTATGCCACAGT GTGTCGTCGTCCGAGGCGGCGCTGGTGCCGGAGGTGTCGCAGGCGTCGGTGGTGGGGATACCGTGTGATCCGGCAGCAGCACAGGCGGACCGGGAGGCGAGGCTGATGAGGTACCGGGAGAAGCGGAAGTGCCGGAGGTTCGAGAAGACGATAAGGTACGCGTCGAGGAAGGCCTACGCGGAGGCGCGGCCAAGGATCAAAGGGCGGTTCGCGAAGCGGGTGGAGGTAGAGGCGGAAGTCGGCCGGATCTACTCATCGGCCGCGGAGGCGGTGGCGGCCCTCATGGCGGAGGACGACTATGGCGTCGTGCCGTCATTTTGA